In one window of Spartinivicinus marinus DNA:
- a CDS encoding substrate-binding periplasmic protein translates to MVVVQASSTTIRLTYNIEPNPPFNMGNHLTEKPGITIEVIRAAGHRLTLNFVFVKMPWKRCLYTVQKNTMDGTIDASFKKERMKVGVYPMADGEIDASKRNNTQSYSIFTTQASDIESIEDLFNKYIGVTRGYSIITDLESKGIKNIIETNGSLVSLRMLKRKRIHAVVDLEANIQSQLHSYPNEFQDIRMITPPVKSKNYYLLFSHKFYRENKTLAHKIWNEIASIRESKQYQQLFDKY, encoded by the coding sequence ATGGTTGTTGTACAAGCATCATCCACGACAATTCGCCTAACTTATAACATAGAACCCAATCCACCTTTTAATATGGGCAATCACTTAACTGAAAAGCCAGGGATAACCATTGAAGTGATCCGAGCAGCTGGACATCGACTGACACTTAATTTTGTGTTTGTCAAAATGCCCTGGAAGAGGTGTTTATATACTGTACAAAAAAATACAATGGATGGAACAATTGATGCCAGCTTTAAAAAAGAGCGAATGAAAGTTGGAGTTTACCCAATGGCCGATGGAGAAATAGATGCATCCAAACGAAACAATACACAAAGTTACTCTATTTTCACCACTCAAGCATCGGATATTGAATCAATTGAAGACCTATTCAATAAGTATATTGGTGTAACAAGAGGCTATTCAATAATTACTGACTTAGAAAGTAAAGGTATAAAAAATATCATAGAAACTAACGGTTCATTAGTCAGTTTACGTATGTTAAAACGAAAGCGGATTCATGCAGTTGTTGACTTAGAAGCAAACATTCAGAGCCAGCTGCATTCATACCCAAATGAATTTCAAGATATCCGCATGATCACACCACCAGTTAAAAGCAAAAATTATTATTTACTTTTTTCTCACAAGTTCTATAGAGAAAATAAAACACTCGCACACAAAATATGGAATGAAATAGCTAGCATAAGAGAGTCAAAACAATACCAGCAGCTATTTGATAAATATTAG